GGAGAAATTTCCGGCATCATGGGGCCGCGTGGCGAGTTGGAAGGCATCCTTGCCACCCGTCCGGCCAATATCCAGATGCAAAGTCTGGTGACGCCCGGTCTGGCGCGCGGTAGCTGGGCCATGGGTATTGCCGTCAAAGCCGACATCAAGGGCAACCTAGGCAAGGAAGTCGACAAGGCCATGGCCGAACTGGTCAAGGATGGTACGGTGAAAAAGGTTTTCGAGGAACACAAACTCACCTATCAGCCACCAGCGGAAGCGTCCAATGTAACCACCAGCCAGTAAGGAGGCTTCCATGCGTACAACCACTATGCTGACAGTATTGTTTTTTCTGTCTGCATTGGCGCAGGCAGGTGAGGGTGAATCTGACCCGTTGAAATCGCCGCATTGGGGAGAAATGCACGCCCGTTTCCTCAACGGTGAAAATTACCGGTTTGACGACAAGGTGCAAGTGTTGGCTCCTAATGCGGCAGAAGACTCGTTGAACGTCCCCGTCACCTTCGATGCCACTGCGTTGGAGGGGGTAGAGCAAGTCATCGTCATGGCCGACCTCAACCCGATTCCGGGCGTGCTGGAATTCATCCCCAAAGCCATTCCCGCGCGCCTGTCGTTCCGCATGAAACTGCAACAAGGCAGCCCGGTGCGGGCAGCGGCGAAAACGGTGGATGGCGTTTGGCATGTTGGCGGCGTGTGGGTGGATGCCTCGGGCGGTGGCTGCACCCTGCCCAGCGTCGGCA
The sequence above is drawn from the Thiothrix nivea DSM 5205 genome and encodes:
- a CDS encoding quinoprotein dehydrogenase-associated SoxYZ-like carrier, giving the protein MRTTTMLTVLFFLSALAQAGEGESDPLKSPHWGEMHARFLNGENYRFDDKVQVLAPNAAEDSLNVPVTFDATALEGVEQVIVMADLNPIPGVLEFIPKAIPARLSFRMKLQQGSPVRAAAKTVDGVWHVGGVWVDASGGGCTLPSVGTSSGDWSSTLGHVSANVWQRPDNNRLRVRVMHPMDTGLASGIPTFHIEDLRVLDANGAVLAEMALYEPVSENPMLSLDTGQHTRFKLQGHDNNGNRIEAEVTE